In Kineococcus mangrovi, the sequence CCGTGGTACTTGCCGCTGGCCGAGACGACCGAGGGGTTCCCGCCGGACTCGCAGCGGGCCAGGGCGGCCCAGTCCAGGGAGTCGACGCCACCGCCGACGGACCCGCCGCCACCACCGCTGGACGCACGCGCGGGCGCGGGCGCCGGCGCGGGCTTGGCCTTCGTCCCGACCTGGACGACCTCCTCGACGGGCGCGCGGTCGACGACCTCGCCGGTGGCGGTGTGCTCGTCGCGGACGCCGTCGCGGAAGAGGTCGGCGTACGTGACGGTCTTGGACCCGTCGACGCCGGCCGTGAGGACCTTCTTCTCACCCGCGAAGAGCTGGTCGGTCCGCTCGGTGCGGCTGCCGTGCGGGATGGCCACGGTCTCGGTGCTGGTGGAGCGGTCCACGCGCACGACGGTGACGGTCGTGCCGGCGGTGAGCCGGTCCGCACCCGCGGCGGACATCTCGTCGCCCGGGCGCATCGTGACGCCGGCCTCGGTGAGCAGGGCGTCGACGTCGGCCGCGGTGCTCGTGAGCTGGCGCGTCCGGCCGTCGGCCACGAGGGTCACGGCCTTGGGCGTGGTGACGTCGAGCGCGAGGCCCTGCCGGCCGAGCGGTTCGGAGCGGGAGGCGGACAGCTTGGCGCCGTCGGCACGGACGTCGAGGTCGGCCAGGGCCGCGTCGACGGTCTGCGCCGTCGTCCAGTACGTCTTGGTCTCGCCGTCGACGGTGAGGGTGAGCTGGCGGCCGTAGCGGACGACGATCGTCTGCCCGTCCTCCAGCGCGGTCCCCGCGGCGGGGGCCACGATGTCGTGCTCACCGACGGTGATGCCCTCCTCGGCGAGGACGTCGCCGACGGTGCCGCCGAAGGCGCTGGCCTGGGTGCGCTGCCCGTCGGCGTCGATGACGACGTCCTTGTCGAGCGCGGTGAAGGCGACCGTCCCGCCGACCACGGCCGCGAGGCAGGTGCCGCCCGCGACGAGCCGGACCGTGCGGGACGTGGAGCGGGCGGCGGAGACGAGGGGGAACGGCACGAGAGGTCCTTCGACGATGTGCCCGGGCACGAGGTCTGGACGCGAGCGCACTCGGAGGGACCCCCGTCCCCGGGTGCGGCGTGTGGTCCGGGCACCTCGATCCGGCCGACTGGAGCGGACCGTAACCGCTCCGAGACCCCTTCGACAAACCACCGTGATCCCTGAACACCTCCGGGCACGGTGGGCGACGTACCACCCGGGTGGATCTGCACCCGTTGCACCGATCGGGTGACGACGACCCGCACGGGCCGTGACGAAGGTCACCCAGGCATCACCACGGACCGTAGACGCGCTCCGTCGTCGCAGCGATCGTCGCGCACAGCTCGTCCAGGTCGGCCCCGAGCACGTCCGCCATCGCGCGCACGGTGAGCGGCACGAGGTACCCGGCGTTGGGCCGACCGCGGTGGGGCACGGGGGTCAGGTACGGCGCGTCGGTCTCGACCATGACCCGGTCCCGCGGGGTGAGGCGCAGCGCCTCGCGCAGGTCCCCGGCGTTCTTGAACGTCACGGTGCCGGCGAAGGACAGGTGGTAGCCCGCGTCCGCGCAGACGCGGGCCATGGCGGCGTCACCGGAGAAGCAGTGGAAGACGGTCCGCTCCGGGGCCCCCTCCTCGGCCAGCACGCGCAGGACGTCCTCGTGGGCGTCCCGGTCGTGGATCTGCAGCGCGAGGTCCAGCTCCTTGGCCAGGGCGATGTGCGCGCGGAAGGACTCCTCCTGCAGGTGCCACTGCTCCGGCGGGGTGCGGAAGTGGTCCAGCCCGCTCTCGCCCACCACCCGCACGCGCGGGTGCCGGGCGAGCTGCGCGATCTCGGCCAGGGCGCCCTCGTACTCCCCCGCCGCCACGAGGTCCGGCACCTCGTTGGGGTGCAGCGCGACGCCGCCGAGCAGCTGCGGGTACCGGTCCAGGGCCGCGACCGTCCACCGCGCGGCGGGCAGGTCGCAGCCGATCTGCACGCTGCGCGGGACGCCCGCCGCCGCGGCCGCCGCCAGCAGCGCCTCGACGTCCTCCTCGGTCTCGGAGTCGAGGTGCGTGTGGTTGTCGACGACCGGGACGGCGAGCGGCTCCGGTGCGGGCGGCCGCTCACCACGGCGCCCACCGACCTGTCCCTGGGTCACTGCCGCAGACGCCCCAGTTCCTCCTCGACGACAGCGGCGACGTCGAGCTTGGTGAAGATCGGCGTCGGCGCCGCGACGGGCGTCCCCGGCACGACCGGGCTCGACCCCCACGCCGACAGGGTGGCACCGTCACCCCCACCGCGCCGGTAGTCCCCGGTGAGGATCGGGTACGGCCTGCCGTCGTCGAGGTCGGTGACCTCCCGCAACTCCGGCAGCGGCGACACCGTCCCCGTCCCGCCGAACGCCTCGTGGACCTTCTGCGCCGAGTGCGGCAGGTAGGGCGACAGCAGCGTCCGGCAGTCCGAGACGGCCTGCGCCGTCACGTGCAGCACGGTCCTCATGCGGTCGGGGTCGGAGTTCTTGATCTTCCAGGGTTCCTGCTCGGTGAGGTACCTGTTGACCTCGCCGACCACCCGCATCGCCTCGCCGAGCCCGGCGCGCTGCCGGTGGTGCTCGATGAGGTCCCCGACCGCACCGAACCCCGCGCGGGTCGTGTCGAGCAGCGCCCGGTCGGCATCGGTCAGCTCCCCTGCGGCCGGGATCTCGCCGACGTTCTTGGCGATGAGCGAGGCCGTCCGGTTCACCAGGTTCCCCCAGCCCGCGACCAGTTCGCTCGTGGCGCGGGTGGCGAACTCCTGCCAGGTGAAGTCGGAGTCGTTGTTCTCCGGGCCGGCCGCGGAGATGAAGTAGCGCAGAGCGTCCGGCTGGTAGCGCGCGAGGACGTCGCGCACGTAGATGACGACCCCGCGGCTGGAGGAGAACTGCTTGCCCTCCATCGTGAGGAACTCGCTCGCCACGACCTCGGTGGGCAGGTTGAGGTTCCCGAAGGTCCCGGGCGCGCCACCCCTGGCGCCCCGACCGTCGTAGGCGAGCAGCTCGGCGGGCCAGATCTGGGAGTGGAACGTGATGTTGTCCTTGCCCATGAAGTAGTACGACTCCGCGGACGGGTCGGTCCACCACGCGCGCCAGGCGTCGTCGTCGCCGGAGCGGCGGGCCCACTCGACCGAGGCCGACAGGTACCCGATGACGGCGTCGAACCACACGTACAGCCGCTTGGCCGGGTTCTCCTCCCAGCCCGCGAGCGGGACGGGGATGCCCCAGTCGATGTCGCGCGTCATGGCGCGCGGCTTCATGTCCTCCAGCAGGTTCTTCGAGAAGTTCAGGACGTTCGGCCGCCACCGCCCCGTCTCGCCCCGCGCCTGCAGCCAGGACCCGAGCGCGTCGGCCACGGCGGGCAGGTCGAGGTAGAAGTGCTCGGTCTCCACGAACACCGGCGTCTCGCCGTTGATGCGGGACCGGGGGTTCTTCAGCTCGATGGGGTCGAGCTGGTTGCCGCAGTTGTCGCACTGGTCGCCGCGGGCGCCGTCGTAGCCGCAGATCGGGCAGGTGCCCTCGACGTAGCGGTCGGGCAGGGTGCGTCCGGTGGACGGGGAGATGGCGCCCATCCCCTTGCGCGCGACCATGTACCCGTTGCGGTGGACGGTGCGGAACATCTCCTGCACGACGGCGTGGTGGTTCGCCGTGGTGGTCCGGGTGAACAGGTCGTAGGACAACCCCAGGCCCTGCAGGTCCTCGGCGATGACGCGGTTGTACCGGTCGGCCAGCCCCTGCGGGCTCAGCCCCTCCTGCTCGGCCTGGACGAGGATCGGCGTCCCGTGCTCGTCGGTGCCGGAGACCATGAGGACGTCGTGACCCGCCATCCGCATGTACCGGCTGAACACGTCGGAGGGGACGCCGAAGCCGGCGACGTGGCCGATGTGGCGGGGGCCGTTGGCGTAGGGCCAGGCCACCGCGGACAGGACGTGGGTCATGCCGGCGAGTCTAGGGGGCCGCTCGCACCCGGGACCGGCCCCCGCCGGGCAGGGCGAACAGCCAGCCGGCGCCGATCCGGCCGGCCAGGGTCTGCGCGGCCAGGCACGACCAGACGGTGCCCGCGGTGACGAGCAGCGGGTAGAGGACGACGACGACCGCGAGCGCCGGGTGCGGCAACCGGCCGACCAGCGGACCGGTCACCGCGGCCAGCGGCCGCTGCACCAGGAGCAGGACGACGCCGTGGAGCACGTAGACCGGCAGCGTGCGCCGGCCCAGTCGCAGCAGCGGCGCGCTGAGGCGGGGCAGCCGCCGGGTCAGCAGGACCGCGAGGCAGACACCGACGACGACCGCCGCGGCGCGGGTGGGCAGTTCGAGGAGGGCCGCGAGCACGACGTCGGGGTGGGCGAGGCGGGCGGCGACCAGGACGGCGACCAGCACGGCCCCCAGGCCCACGACGAGCAGCGGGCGTTCCCGGGAGGCCAGGGCGCGCACCGCTCGCGGGAAGCGGGCACCGGCGAGGAACCAGACCAGGTTCTCCACGACCGAGTGGGTGTCCCCGGCGCCCGGCAGGACGCCGCAGAACGAGACGACCGCCGCGGCGGCGGCCAGGGCGACCGGCAGCCCCGCGGGCCAGGTGCGCGTCAGCCGGGCGAGCAGGAAGTAGACGGCGAGCGCGTAGAGGTACCACAGGCCGGTGGAGGCGGTGGCCGTCGCCGCCGGCACCTCGCGCAGGGCCCGGGGGGCCATGAAGGTGGGGACGGCGACGGCCGCCGAGACGACGAACCCGACGAGCAGCCACAGCACGTGCAGGTACAGGTTCTGCCCCACGCGTGGACGCAGCGTGACCCGCCAGGGGCGGTCGAGGGCGGCGGCGGCGAACAGGCCGGAGATGGCGAAGAACAGCGGCATCCGCAGCGGGCGCAGGAACACGTCGAGGTCGTTCCAGACCGGTGGGGCGCCGGCGGCCCAGGGCACCTGCCCGAGGTCGAGCAGGAGGTAGGCGACGTGCCCCAGGACGACCAGCAGGATGCAGGCCGCCTTGGCGGCGTCCGGCCAGGCGGCGCGGGTCCCGACCCGCGTGGGCACCGCTGCGGCACCCGCCGGCGCCACCCGCGCCGCGACGACGTCGTCCGCCACGAAGCCCCCTCCCGAAAGTTGCTGGGGCACACCGTAGCGGTGCCCCGGCGCGCGCGGAAGCTCTCGCGGGCCGCTGGTGGTCCCCGTCGCCGCGCGCTCCGTTCGAACGAGCCGTACGGTCACCGGATGAGCGAGCAGCCGTCCGGCGAGGACCAGCAGGACCAGAGCACCGACCCCACGCAGAACGCGGAGAAGGACCCCGAGACCTGGGTCACCGGCGACGAGCCGATGACCGGCCCGCAGCGCAGCTACCTGCAGACGCTGGCCCGGGAGGCCGGCCGCGAGCTGCCCGAGGACCTCGACAAGGCGCGGGCCTCGGAGATGATCGACGAGCTGCAGCAGGAGACCGGCCGCGGGAACTCCTGAGCGCCGGTAGCGTCCCGCCGTGGACAGCCGCCCGGTGGACAGCCGACTGGTGAACGTCGTCGTCGACGCCGTCGACCCGGTCCCGCTGGCGCACTGGTGGCGGCGGGCGCTGCAGTGGCGGCTGGGGTACGCCGACGCGCACGAGACCGACGTCGTCCCGCCCGAGGGGGAGCCGGGGGTCGAACTCGTCTTCGTCCCGGGTGGAGCGCCCAAGCCGCCCGGGTCACCGCCCAACCGGGTGCACCTGGACCTGGACTCCTCCTCCCCCGCCGACCAGCGCGAGACGGTGGAGTTCCTGCTCGACGCGGGCGCGCGACGGGTCGACGTCGGCCAGGGCGACGCGCCGTGGGTGGTGCTCGCCGACCCGGAGGGCAACGAGTTCTGCGTCCTGGACCCGCGGCCGGAGTACGACGGGGCGGGACGGGTCGCGGCCCTGGTCTGCCTCGCGGCCGACCCTGCGGCGCTGGCGGGCTTCTGGGCCCCGGTGGCCGGGATGTCCTTGGTGCGCAGCACGTCCCGCGTGGCGCAGCTGCGGGGGGCGACCGGTCCGTTCCT encodes:
- a CDS encoding DUF3072 domain-containing protein, which codes for MSEQPSGEDQQDQSTDPTQNAEKDPETWVTGDEPMTGPQRSYLQTLAREAGRELPEDLDKARASEMIDELQQETGRGNS
- a CDS encoding acyltransferase family protein, yielding MADDVVAARVAPAGAAAVPTRVGTRAAWPDAAKAACILLVVLGHVAYLLLDLGQVPWAAGAPPVWNDLDVFLRPLRMPLFFAISGLFAAAALDRPWRVTLRPRVGQNLYLHVLWLLVGFVVSAAVAVPTFMAPRALREVPAATATASTGLWYLYALAVYFLLARLTRTWPAGLPVALAAAAAVVSFCGVLPGAGDTHSVVENLVWFLAGARFPRAVRALASRERPLLVVGLGAVLVAVLVAARLAHPDVVLAALLELPTRAAAVVVGVCLAVLLTRRLPRLSAPLLRLGRRTLPVYVLHGVVLLLVQRPLAAVTGPLVGRLPHPALAVVVVLYPLLVTAGTVWSCLAAQTLAGRIGAGWLFALPGGGRSRVRAAP
- the metG gene encoding methionine--tRNA ligase translates to MTHVLSAVAWPYANGPRHIGHVAGFGVPSDVFSRYMRMAGHDVLMVSGTDEHGTPILVQAEQEGLSPQGLADRYNRVIAEDLQGLGLSYDLFTRTTTANHHAVVQEMFRTVHRNGYMVARKGMGAISPSTGRTLPDRYVEGTCPICGYDGARGDQCDNCGNQLDPIELKNPRSRINGETPVFVETEHFYLDLPAVADALGSWLQARGETGRWRPNVLNFSKNLLEDMKPRAMTRDIDWGIPVPLAGWEENPAKRLYVWFDAVIGYLSASVEWARRSGDDDAWRAWWTDPSAESYYFMGKDNITFHSQIWPAELLAYDGRGARGGAPGTFGNLNLPTEVVASEFLTMEGKQFSSSRGVVIYVRDVLARYQPDALRYFISAAGPENNDSDFTWQEFATRATSELVAGWGNLVNRTASLIAKNVGEIPAAGELTDADRALLDTTRAGFGAVGDLIEHHRQRAGLGEAMRVVGEVNRYLTEQEPWKIKNSDPDRMRTVLHVTAQAVSDCRTLLSPYLPHSAQKVHEAFGGTGTVSPLPELREVTDLDDGRPYPILTGDYRRGGGDGATLSAWGSSPVVPGTPVAAPTPIFTKLDVAAVVEEELGRLRQ
- a CDS encoding ubiquitin-like domain-containing protein → MPFPLVSAARSTSRTVRLVAGGTCLAAVVGGTVAFTALDKDVVIDADGQRTQASAFGGTVGDVLAEEGITVGEHDIVAPAAGTALEDGQTIVVRYGRQLTLTVDGETKTYWTTAQTVDAALADLDVRADGAKLSASRSEPLGRQGLALDVTTPKAVTLVADGRTRQLTSTAADVDALLTEAGVTMRPGDEMSAAGADRLTAGTTVTVVRVDRSTSTETVAIPHGSRTERTDQLFAGEKKVLTAGVDGSKTVTYADLFRDGVRDEHTATGEVVDRAPVEEVVQVGTKAKPAPAPAPARASSGGGGGSVGGGVDSLDWAALARCESGGNPSVVSASGKYHGLYQFSVQTWRAVGGSGLPSQASASEQTYRAKLLYQRSGAGQWPVCGKNL
- a CDS encoding VOC family protein, with the protein product MDSRPVDSRLVNVVVDAVDPVPLAHWWRRALQWRLGYADAHETDVVPPEGEPGVELVFVPGGAPKPPGSPPNRVHLDLDSSSPADQRETVEFLLDAGARRVDVGQGDAPWVVLADPEGNEFCVLDPRPEYDGAGRVAALVCLAADPAALAGFWAPVAGMSLVRSTSRVAQLRGATGPFLEFVASPTPRTAKNRWHLDVRATRSGPGRGRVLARALERGARPADVGQGAGVAWTVLADPEGNEFCLLSGVVD
- a CDS encoding TatD family hydrolase, translated to MTQGQVGGRRGERPPAPEPLAVPVVDNHTHLDSETEEDVEALLAAAAAAGVPRSVQIGCDLPAARWTVAALDRYPQLLGGVALHPNEVPDLVAAGEYEGALAEIAQLARHPRVRVVGESGLDHFRTPPEQWHLQEESFRAHIALAKELDLALQIHDRDAHEDVLRVLAEEGAPERTVFHCFSGDAAMARVCADAGYHLSFAGTVTFKNAGDLREALRLTPRDRVMVETDAPYLTPVPHRGRPNAGYLVPLTVRAMADVLGADLDELCATIAATTERVYGPW